A region from the Mercenaria mercenaria strain notata chromosome 7, MADL_Memer_1, whole genome shotgun sequence genome encodes:
- the LOC123553871 gene encoding F-box/SPRY domain-containing protein 1-like, which produces MAAESLPCSALENLFSYLDINDLRNCSLVCKSWYKFLNDENNDVWRLHCVRKLAEEALKSDILTNCPTYKAKLRAFYHAWNPNDCSRNIYIKPNGFTLHRNPVAQSTDGCRGKLGFKQGRHCWEVVWEGPLGTIAVIGLATKTANMQVHGYSALLGTDDQSWGWNLVDNHLLHNGDSQGNFPLLNNAPKYQVPKHEMSDK; this is translated from the coding sequence atggccgctgaaagccTTCCGTGTTCTGCgttagaaaatttattttcatatttagacATAAATGACCTTCGAAATTGCTCTTTAGTCTGTAAATCGTGGTACAAGTTTCTAAACGATGAAAACAACGACGTGTGGAGACTTCATTGTGTACGAAAATTAGCGGAGGAGGCcttgaaatctgatattttaacaaattgtCCAACTTACAAAGCGAAACTGCGTGCATTTTACCATGCGTGGAATCCAAATGATTGCTCTCGAAACATTTACATAAAACCAAATGGATTTACACTACATCGTAACCCAGTTGCTCAAAGCACTGACGGTTGCAGAGGAAAACTAGGTTTTAAACAAGGTCGACACTGTTGGGAAGTTGTGTGGGAGGGTCCCCTCGGAACTATAGCTGTTATAGGACTTGCAACAAAAACTGCAAATATGCAGGTTCATGGATATTCAGCATTGCTTGGAACAGATGATCAATCCTGGGGATGGAATTTAGTTGATAATCACTTACTTCACAATGGAGATTCCCAAGGAAATTTCCCATTGTTGAACAATGCACCTAAGTATCAGGTACCGAAACATGAAATGAGTGATAAGTAG